The Prinia subflava isolate CZ2003 ecotype Zambia chromosome 13, Cam_Psub_1.2, whole genome shotgun sequence genome contains a region encoding:
- the LOC134557607 gene encoding carboxylesterase 5A-like yields MIIDEYLGDTEDPAELRDRFVDLLGDMAIVMPAIKALNYHRESGAPTYFFEFQHRPSAYWDSKPDYVKADHGDEVGFVFGGPFLAGDIQLRSEVTEEEKNLSRTLMKYWANFAHNGNPNGEGLVEWPSYNRNEKYLQINLQQKKVERKESGILEKSDA; encoded by the exons ATGATCATAGATGAATATCTGGGAGACACAGAGGATCCTGCAGAGCTACGGGACCGATTCGTGGACCTGCTGGGGGACATGGCAATTGTCATGCCAGCCATTAAAGCACTGAATTATCACAGGG AGTCTGGAGCTCCCACCTACTTCTTTGAATTCCAGCACCGGCCCAGTGCTTACTGGGACAGCAAACCAGACTATGTGAAGGCTGACCACGGGGATGAAGTTGGTTTTGTCTTTGGGGGGCCATTTCTGGCTGGGGACATCCAGCTCCGCA gTGAAGTtacagaggaagagaagaaccTCAGCAGAACTCTAATGAAGTACTGGGCTAACTTTGCTCACAATGG AAACCCTAACGGAGAGGGTCTGGTTGAATGGCCATCGTACAACCgaaatgaaaaatacttgcAGATAAATCTACAGCAGAAGAaagttgaaagaaaagaaagcgGAATTCTGGAAAAAAGTGATGCTTGA